One Nitrospira sp. DNA window includes the following coding sequences:
- a CDS encoding Chaperone protein HscB, with amino-acid sequence MDHAPKVAGSRTELQMARSMCWHCQSEVTGEYFCDRCVKVQPLSKELDYFTCLGLPRLLTIDATGLENKFYEMSRSFHPDFYQTKTDTERTISLGNSALLNTAYRTLKDPIQRAEYLVRLEAGAAKEIRNSPPADLFEEILSLQDDLEEFRAAAGHPTADLTELRAKLQSDREVLERRQKDMESRLFELFETWDRLQRQAEPTEPVRAKKESVLKELRELLSNRTYVRNIVNDLVATVG; translated from the coding sequence ATGGATCATGCACCCAAAGTCGCCGGTTCTCGCACCGAACTCCAAATGGCGCGCAGCATGTGCTGGCACTGCCAGTCGGAGGTGACGGGCGAGTACTTTTGCGACCGGTGCGTGAAGGTCCAGCCGCTTTCCAAGGAACTGGACTATTTCACCTGTCTGGGGCTTCCACGGCTCCTCACCATCGATGCGACAGGCCTTGAAAACAAGTTCTATGAAATGAGCCGCTCGTTCCATCCCGACTTTTATCAGACCAAGACCGATACGGAGCGCACCATCAGCTTGGGCAATTCCGCCCTCCTCAACACGGCCTATCGGACGCTCAAAGATCCCATTCAACGGGCCGAGTATCTTGTGCGCTTGGAAGCCGGCGCGGCCAAAGAAATCCGAAACTCTCCGCCGGCGGACCTGTTCGAAGAGATTCTGTCCCTGCAAGACGATCTCGAGGAGTTTCGAGCGGCTGCCGGTCACCCAACGGCGGACCTGACGGAACTGCGGGCCAAGCTCCAATCGGATCGCGAGGTGCTCGAACGCCGCCAAAAAGACATGGAATCCCGGCTCTTTGAACTCTTCGAAACCTGGGACCGATTACAACGCCAAGCAGAGCCTACCGAGCCGGTTCGCGCGAAGAAAGAATCCGTGCTGAAGGAGCTGCGCGAGCTGCTCTCCAACCGAACCTATGTCCGCAATATCGTCAACGACCTCGTCGCAACCGTTGGATAA
- a CDS encoding Chaperone protein DnaK, giving the protein MTRIVGIDLGTTNSLIAYMDGKTPTVVPGRNGRTMVPSVVAMTDNGLIVGDAAKEHLVRNPERTIYSVKRFMGKGLADVQSEVPYFPYALSEQGGVIRLRIGDKTYSPPQISAMILKELKQRAESYLGESITKAVITVPAYFNDSQRQATKDAGMIAGLEVLRIINEPTAASLAYGLQERTQGTIAVYDLGGGTFDISILKLKDGIFEVLATNGDTHLGGDDLDRAIVDVCLKEIHEQYGIDINLHADAMQSLRLEAERAKIRLSDELKTNMTLDLPDGRGQYRRELTRDQLEGLTLPLIERSLGPCRLSLKDAGLTPTNIDEVVLVGGATRMPLVRRLVEALFGKPPHCNLNPDEVVALGAAVQADILAGGTTDMLLLDVTPLSLGIETMGGVMSSLIRRNTTIPTSAKEMFTTYVDGQTSVDIHILQGERELVKDNRSLARFQLKMPPLPAGVPRIEVNFLIDANGILNVSARDVRTGVSQSVAVKPSYGLSDDEVERMIGESFKFAAQDFKARQLIEARNEAEAILKATEKALAQGGHLLAPDELTAIKSSLATLDGARLSDDHKAIRSRIQDVEKVTHHFAELLMDTSLKEALENKKLSEIG; this is encoded by the coding sequence ATGACTCGTATCGTCGGCATCGATCTCGGCACCACGAATTCTCTCATCGCCTATATGGATGGGAAGACCCCCACCGTCGTTCCCGGGCGAAACGGCCGCACCATGGTTCCATCCGTCGTCGCCATGACCGACAACGGGTTGATCGTGGGCGATGCCGCCAAGGAACACCTGGTACGAAACCCGGAGCGGACCATCTACTCGGTGAAACGTTTCATGGGAAAGGGCCTGGCCGACGTGCAGAGCGAAGTACCCTATTTCCCCTATGCCTTGTCCGAACAAGGTGGGGTGATCCGCCTCCGCATCGGCGACAAGACCTATTCCCCCCCACAGATCTCCGCCATGATCCTCAAGGAACTCAAGCAGCGGGCGGAATCATACCTGGGAGAAAGTATCACAAAAGCCGTCATCACGGTCCCGGCCTATTTCAACGATAGCCAGCGGCAGGCGACGAAGGATGCCGGCATGATCGCCGGCCTGGAAGTGCTCCGGATCATCAACGAACCAACCGCCGCGTCCCTGGCCTATGGCCTCCAGGAACGGACCCAGGGGACGATCGCTGTGTATGACTTGGGTGGGGGCACCTTCGACATTTCCATCCTGAAGCTCAAGGACGGCATTTTTGAGGTCCTGGCGACGAACGGCGATACCCACTTGGGTGGAGACGACTTGGACCGGGCAATCGTTGATGTGTGCCTGAAGGAAATCCACGAGCAATATGGCATCGATATCAACCTGCATGCCGATGCCATGCAGAGCCTCCGCCTGGAGGCGGAACGGGCGAAGATTCGGCTGTCGGATGAACTGAAAACCAACATGACACTGGACCTCCCAGACGGGAGAGGCCAGTATCGGCGCGAGCTGACGCGCGATCAATTGGAAGGGCTGACCCTTCCCCTCATCGAACGGTCCCTCGGCCCTTGCCGCCTGTCGCTGAAGGATGCGGGACTCACACCCACGAACATCGACGAAGTGGTGTTGGTCGGGGGTGCAACCAGAATGCCGCTGGTTCGCCGGCTGGTGGAAGCCCTCTTCGGAAAACCTCCGCACTGCAACTTGAATCCCGATGAAGTCGTCGCCTTGGGCGCCGCTGTGCAGGCCGATATTCTCGCCGGCGGCACGACCGACATGCTGCTCCTCGACGTGACGCCCCTGTCGCTCGGCATCGAGACCATGGGCGGGGTCATGAGTTCGTTGATCCGCCGCAACACCACCATTCCGACCAGCGCTAAGGAGATGTTCACGACCTACGTGGACGGCCAAACCTCGGTGGACATTCACATCCTGCAGGGCGAGCGGGAACTGGTGAAGGACAACCGCAGCCTGGCGCGCTTCCAACTGAAGATGCCGCCGTTGCCGGCCGGCGTCCCCAGGATCGAAGTCAACTTCCTGATCGATGCCAACGGGATTTTGAACGTCTCCGCGCGGGATGTCCGGACAGGCGTCAGTCAGTCGGTGGCCGTGAAACCCTCCTACGGACTCTCGGACGATGAAGTGGAGCGGATGATCGGCGAGTCGTTCAAGTTTGCCGCGCAAGACTTCAAGGCCCGACAACTGATCGAAGCCCGCAACGAGGCTGAGGCCATCCTGAAGGCCACCGAGAAAGCCCTTGCGCAGGGAGGGCACTTGCTGGCGCCGGACGAATTGACCGCCATCAAGTCTT